GAGTCGCCCGCAATTCCCGTGGCAAACGCCGGAAAAGGATTGAACGCCACCGCAAGGGAACCAAACACCCAGCCCCAGCCGGGAAAGCCTTTCTTAAAGGCCACGTAAGCCAGATAGAAATACAAGGCCACGCCTGCAAATTGAAACAAAGGGAAAGCGGGACCGTATTCCACCTTCCTGAGGCCGGAGACATTGCCCGCCATGCGATGGGAATGTTTCAGAAAAGAGGCTATCACCAGAAAAAGCGGAGCAAGCAGTAAAGGAGCAATAGGGAAAACGCTTCTTTCCGTTTTTTCTTCTTCCGGAGAAGAATCCGGAATTCCGTCCTGCTGCCGACCTTCTTCCATAATAATTAATCGTAACAGCAACCAGCTTCCCCTGCAACGAAAAAGGAGTACTCCGCAGGGAGCACTCCTTTTCCGAGAAAGAAATGGTAAAGCCAGTTCCTTCGCAGCCAGCCAAGCTTAGCGCTTGGAGAACTGGTAACGCTTGCGGGCGCCGGGACGACCGGGCTTTTTACGTTCCTTCATGCGGGAATCACGGGTCAGAAGACCGAATTCACGCAGCTGGGCGCGGGAAGCTTCATCAACCTGAACCAGAGCGCGGGCAATCGCCATGCGGATGGCGCCCACCTGGCCGTGAATGCCGCCGCCCTTGGTGACGACGTTCACGTCGAATTTGTTCATGGTGTTGGTAACCTGGAAGGGCTGGAGAACGGCGTTCTGCAACTGGACGGTGGGAAGGTATTCTTCAAAACC
This portion of the Akkermansia massiliensis genome encodes:
- the rpsI gene encoding 30S ribosomal protein S9, which gives rise to MSQTTPYNATGRRKTAIAHAWLTEGAGRITINRRGFEEYLPTVQLQNAVLQPFQVTNTMNKFDVNVVTKGGGIHGQVGAIRMAIARALVQVDEASRAQLREFGLLTRDSRMKERKKPGRPGARKRYQFSKR